One Candidatus Bathyarchaeota archaeon DNA window includes the following coding sequences:
- a CDS encoding serine hydrolase gives MALIDVLNDAVSGLKGTLGVSVKHLETGETASINGGDLFPTASVFKVPVIIEFFRQLESKTVSLDEKKMLAEADKVPGSGILKELSNGLELTYGDLLRLMMILSDNTATDLVIKRVGKDRVNATIRSLGLEETKVVADCRDILFDLIGLGDLPDEEKTLALFTEKAQGTTLVGTWSLGVDENDVTTPSEMLRLLEMIVEGKAASRESCNEIMEIMSKCQTGGNRIPKYLPRAEMELTHKTGSLPGIRNDAGLVTIQATGERYILSCFIKGAADVYAAEETIAMVSKSVYKYFTK, from the coding sequence ATGGCTCTTATCGACGTTCTCAATGACGCTGTATCAGGTCTGAAGGGGACTTTAGGTGTATCAGTCAAGCACCTTGAGACAGGGGAGACTGCCTCCATCAATGGAGGGGATCTGTTTCCCACGGCAAGTGTATTCAAGGTCCCCGTCATCATCGAGTTCTTTAGACAGTTAGAATCGAAAACGGTATCCCTCGATGAGAAGAAAATGTTAGCGGAAGCGGACAAGGTCCCTGGGTCGGGGATCCTCAAGGAACTCTCCAATGGGTTGGAACTTACCTACGGAGATCTTCTGAGACTCATGATGATCCTAAGTGATAATACTGCCACAGACCTCGTCATCAAGAGAGTCGGAAAAGACAGGGTTAACGCGACCATCCGCTCACTCGGACTTGAGGAGACGAAGGTAGTTGCGGACTGCCGAGACATCCTTTTCGACCTCATAGGGCTGGGAGACCTCCCCGACGAAGAAAAGACCCTCGCCCTCTTCACAGAGAAGGCCCAGGGAACCACTCTAGTTGGCACTTGGTCCCTTGGGGTTGATGAAAATGATGTCACCACCCCTAGCGAGATGCTCCGGCTTCTGGAGATGATCGTCGAAGGGAAGGCGGCCAGCCGAGAAAGTTGCAACGAGATCATGGAGATCATGTCTAAGTGTCAAACTGGGGGAAATCGGATTCCCAAGTACCTCCCAAGGGCAGAGATGGAACTCACCCATAAGACAGGGAGCCTTCCGGGAATAAGGAACGACGCAGGTCTCGTTACAATCCAAGCCACTGGAGAGAGATATATCCTTAGCTGCTTCATAAAAGGGGCAGCGGACGTTTACGCCGCAGAGGAGACTATCGCAATGGTCTCAAAGAGTGTGTACAAATACTTTACAAAATAA
- a CDS encoding sulfurtransferase TusA family protein, producing MINVHKRVDARGLACPMPILKSMQAIKNMAINRVLEILTTDPGSITDIPTWAIATGQELISYEERGLNEYRFLVKKKK from the coding sequence ATGATAAACGTTCATAAGAGAGTTGATGCACGGGGCCTCGCCTGTCCCATGCCTATTTTAAAATCTATGCAGGCAATAAAAAACATGGCTATTAATCGTGTGCTTGAAATTCTTACCACTGATCCCGGTAGTATAACCGACATTCCAACATGGGCTATTGCTACGGGTCAAGAACTCATCTCCTATGAAGAACGGGGTCTAAACGAATACCGATTCCTAGTAAAGAAAAAAAAATAA
- the hisC gene encoding histidinol-phosphate transaminase has protein sequence MTLDEFVSSSRRLGIYKPGEPVEELAARLNLPVSRVLKLNANENLFLPRSTLQRVLTEAAAEIDPRLYPGGEEAVLAEKLASLHGASPAHIILASGGDMIIDLIMSSLVKQGDTVLAVTPTFSMYPRTAKIKGLTFRAVSLDNRFMLDGEMVLEEAEGVGLIVLCNPNNPTSNQFNRGEVMKIVNGFEGFVLIDEAYAEFGNYSLVGEALKRDNLIILRTFSKAYGLAGLRLGYGVTNKVLACTLTERYLMPFSVPSFVLRVGAKLLDERAAVLEAIEEVKREREALVDSLGKIEGVEAFPSDSNFVLFTTNKPYEEVYNRLLEKGVIIRRIGDVSGYSDCLRVSVAPREITSMFLEALREVLA, from the coding sequence ATGACCCTGGATGAATTCGTTTCCTCATCCAGACGCCTAGGGATTTATAAACCAGGTGAACCCGTGGAGGAACTTGCTGCACGCCTAAATTTGCCTGTCAGCAGGGTCCTTAAGCTCAACGCAAACGAGAACCTCTTCCTGCCACGATCTACTCTCCAGAGAGTTCTGACCGAGGCCGCCGCCGAGATAGACCCTAGGTTGTACCCCGGGGGAGAGGAAGCAGTACTCGCCGAGAAACTCGCGAGCCTCCACGGTGCCTCCCCTGCCCATATCATTCTGGCATCTGGGGGAGATATGATCATAGACCTGATAATGTCCAGTCTCGTGAAGCAGGGGGACACGGTGCTCGCAGTCACCCCAACCTTCTCTATGTACCCCCGGACGGCGAAGATCAAAGGTCTGACCTTTAGGGCTGTCTCCTTGGACAACAGATTCATGTTAGACGGGGAGATGGTGCTAGAGGAGGCAGAGGGGGTAGGCCTCATCGTTCTCTGTAACCCAAACAATCCTACTTCGAACCAGTTTAATCGGGGGGAGGTAATGAAGATCGTAAATGGCTTTGAGGGATTCGTCCTCATAGATGAGGCTTATGCTGAGTTCGGAAATTACTCCCTGGTCGGGGAGGCCCTCAAAAGAGATAATCTTATTATCCTCAGGACCTTTTCGAAGGCCTACGGCCTCGCCGGCCTGAGGTTGGGATATGGGGTTACGAACAAAGTTCTCGCATGCACTCTGACTGAGAGGTATTTGATGCCATTCTCCGTTCCCAGTTTTGTGCTACGGGTTGGGGCGAAGCTTCTTGACGAGAGGGCCGCGGTACTGGAGGCCATCGAGGAGGTAAAGCGGGAACGGGAGGCCCTCGTGGACTCCCTTGGAAAGATAGAGGGGGTAGAGGCTTTTCCATCTGACTCTAACTTCGTCCTTTTCACTACTAACAAGCCCTACGAGGAGGTCTACAACAGGCTTCTCGAGAAAGGGGTTATCATCAGGAGGATTGGAGATGTTTCCGGCTATTCTGACTGCCTCAGGGTTAGCGTCGCACCTCGGGAAATCACTTCAATGTTCTTGGAAGCCCTGAGGGAGGTATTAGCGTGA
- a CDS encoding site-specific DNA-methyltransferase — MEKCKMEKNNKGTKTSAFGIGKREQHDSSKFYSSKLYRNVNINEDLEEIKNIIDRKYLDRVIWADSRDMSFLPDSSVHLMVTSPPYNVSKEYDDDLSLEEYKHFLKEVFSETFRVLVNGGRACINIANVGRKPYIPLHKYIIEIMDDIGFIMRGEVIWNKSASAGVSTAWGSWKSASNPVLRDVHEYILIYSKGKLGRKKKDRNNTITKEQFLDFTKSIWSFPATSAKKLGHPAPFPIELPYRCIQLYSFENDVVLDPFCGVGTTNIAAIVSNRRHIGMDVDPNYIDKAKKRIEEFILEQS, encoded by the coding sequence ATGGAAAAATGTAAAATGGAAAAAAACAATAAAGGGACTAAAACAAGTGCGTTTGGGATTGGAAAAAGAGAACAACATGATTCATCGAAATTTTATAGTAGTAAATTATATAGGAATGTTAATATAAATGAAGATTTAGAGGAAATTAAAAATATTATAGATAGAAAATATTTGGACAGGGTAATATGGGCAGATAGTAGAGATATGAGTTTTTTACCGGATTCTTCTGTTCATTTAATGGTTACTTCTCCACCATATAATGTTTCCAAGGAATATGATGATGACCTAAGTCTAGAAGAGTACAAACATTTTTTAAAAGAAGTTTTTTCAGAAACGTTTAGAGTGTTAGTAAATGGAGGAAGAGCATGTATAAATATTGCAAATGTTGGAAGGAAGCCATACATTCCACTTCATAAATATATAATTGAAATTATGGATGACATAGGATTTATAATGAGAGGAGAAGTGATATGGAATAAAAGTGCTAGTGCTGGAGTTTCTACAGCATGGGGAAGTTGGAAATCTGCATCAAATCCAGTCCTTCGAGATGTGCATGAATATATTTTAATTTATTCTAAAGGAAAGTTAGGTAGAAAAAAGAAAGATAGAAACAATACAATAACTAAAGAACAATTTTTGGACTTTACTAAAAGCATATGGTCCTTCCCTGCAACATCAGCAAAAAAACTTGGACATCCTGCACCATTTCCAATTGAATTACCATACAGATGCATCCAACTTTACTCCTTTGAAAACGATGTTGTTCTAGACCCTTTTTGTGGAGTAGGTACAACAAATATTGCTGCAATAGTTTCTAACAGACGTCATATCGGCATGGATGTTGATCCAAACTATATTGACAAAGCCAAAAAACGAATTGAAGAGTTTATTCTTGAACAAAGTTAA
- a CDS encoding aspartate aminotransferase family protein: MSPINFSEDEVTRMHDEADKYLVQRWERRPGYKPLILTHGDGGHFWDAKGKKYLDFMSQLYNAHIGLNNREVIEAAKKQLDEMAYASPSYSNVPQIQLAKKLAQITPGDLCKTFFGNSGTEANEVAIKIAQLYRGASKVISYWDAYHGSTYAMVSVGGSSRNRQFPGLSIFEEFKHVPSPYCYRCFFKKEYPECDLLCAEFVRYTIEKEGEKSVAAFMAEPICSWAGQVVPPDGYWKKIREICNETGVLMIFDEVMTGFARTGKMFACEHWNIVPDIETYAKGITSGYVPLGATIVNKKIGDHFDEKGFPHGYTYSGHALACATSLAVINIYYKEDLTNRAAKMGEYMMNELRGMMDRQPVIGDIRGLGLFMGVELVANRETKEEFQPKNLTPEQKKDPAHNPMVYLSDRAKEKGLIIGSAPGTGIIRLMPYLLITQEQVDKGLKLLEETIAETTNKFGYPKARK; encoded by the coding sequence TTGAGTCCCATAAATTTTTCAGAGGACGAAGTCACTCGGATGCACGATGAGGCGGATAAGTACCTCGTCCAGAGATGGGAGCGCCGCCCTGGATATAAGCCCTTGATACTAACTCATGGAGATGGAGGGCACTTCTGGGACGCTAAAGGGAAGAAATATCTTGATTTTATGTCCCAGCTCTACAATGCCCACATCGGGCTCAACAACCGAGAGGTTATAGAGGCCGCTAAGAAGCAGCTCGATGAGATGGCCTACGCCTCCCCGAGCTATTCTAACGTCCCCCAGATCCAACTCGCCAAGAAGCTCGCTCAAATCACCCCCGGTGATCTCTGCAAAACATTCTTTGGAAACAGTGGCACCGAAGCCAACGAGGTAGCCATTAAGATTGCCCAACTCTATAGGGGTGCCTCGAAGGTAATCAGCTACTGGGACGCCTACCATGGCTCCACATACGCGATGGTGAGCGTCGGTGGCAGCAGCAGGAACCGCCAGTTCCCCGGCCTCAGCATCTTCGAGGAGTTCAAGCATGTCCCGTCGCCCTATTGTTACAGGTGCTTCTTCAAGAAGGAGTATCCTGAGTGCGACCTCCTCTGTGCCGAGTTCGTTAGGTACACCATCGAGAAAGAGGGGGAGAAATCTGTGGCCGCTTTTATGGCAGAGCCCATCTGCAGCTGGGCAGGCCAGGTGGTCCCCCCGGACGGCTACTGGAAGAAGATCCGCGAGATCTGCAACGAGACCGGAGTTCTCATGATCTTCGACGAGGTAATGACCGGCTTTGCCCGTACCGGCAAGATGTTCGCATGTGAGCACTGGAACATTGTTCCAGATATTGAAACCTACGCCAAGGGGATAACATCCGGCTACGTCCCCCTCGGGGCCACTATAGTGAATAAGAAGATCGGAGACCACTTTGATGAGAAGGGCTTCCCCCACGGCTACACCTACAGCGGCCACGCCCTTGCATGCGCCACCAGTCTTGCCGTCATCAATATCTACTATAAGGAGGACCTCACAAACCGGGCGGCAAAGATGGGAGAATATATGATGAACGAGCTCAGGGGGATGATGGACCGCCAACCTGTCATTGGGGACATAAGGGGTCTCGGCCTCTTCATGGGGGTCGAGCTGGTAGCGAACAGGGAGACCAAGGAAGAGTTCCAACCAAAGAACCTCACCCCTGAGCAGAAAAAAGACCCAGCCCACAATCCTATGGTCTACCTTAGCGACAGAGCAAAGGAAAAGGGCCTTATTATTGGCTCTGCCCCAGGCACTGGGATCATACGATTGATGCCCTACCTCCTCATCACCCAGGAGCAGGTGGACAAAGGGCTTAAGCTATTGGAGGAGACCATTGCGGAGACGACAAACAAGTTCGGCTACCCCAAAGCGCGCAAATAG
- the hisD gene encoding histidinol dehydrogenase, with protein sequence MMGRYFNIPQELLVKRWPNIEATDRQLQLYVESIVEDVRIRGDKAIKEYTRKFDNVAIDELRVKHEEILDAYESVTTEQIAALKELKRRLETVETKRLSLLSFKLQLEGVSIQCTVRPLHSVGCYVPGGKAEYPSSLVMNVVPAKVAGVDQIIICTPPRRDGHPSPLTLVAADICGVDAVYKAGGAQAISAMAYGTETIPQVNKIVGPGNRYVTSAKQVVSSVVATDKPAGPSEILVLADGTADPRLIALDLISQAEHGNGGSYGLVTTSTALADEVERALVEILERLPDGEEVGKLLSRRGFIYIVGSIDDAVNFANRYAPEHLEILTDDPRGAAEKVTGAGLVLLGPYSPVSATDYSMGVNHVLPTGGYGKVASGITVLDYLRTLSVVESSEEGLAGVRGNVEALAIAEGLPNHYLAVEGRFKE encoded by the coding sequence ATGATGGGGAGATATTTCAATATCCCCCAAGAGCTTCTTGTGAAGCGATGGCCAAATATCGAGGCCACAGACCGTCAGCTCCAACTCTATGTAGAATCCATCGTGGAGGACGTGCGGATTAGGGGCGATAAGGCCATCAAGGAGTATACACGAAAATTTGACAACGTAGCGATTGACGAGCTAAGGGTGAAGCATGAGGAGATCCTTGACGCATATGAGTCTGTAACAACAGAGCAGATCGCTGCTCTGAAGGAGTTGAAGCGGAGGCTCGAGACCGTGGAGACTAAACGCTTAAGCTTACTCTCCTTTAAGCTACAACTAGAGGGCGTCAGCATCCAGTGCACCGTCCGCCCCCTCCACAGCGTGGGCTGCTACGTCCCTGGGGGGAAAGCGGAGTACCCGAGCTCCCTTGTGATGAATGTGGTCCCTGCAAAGGTGGCGGGGGTAGATCAGATAATCATATGCACCCCTCCTCGCCGAGATGGACACCCTTCACCTCTCACTCTCGTGGCCGCTGATATATGCGGTGTGGACGCCGTCTACAAGGCGGGAGGAGCCCAAGCCATTTCCGCTATGGCGTACGGCACTGAAACGATCCCTCAGGTTAACAAGATCGTGGGACCTGGAAATCGATACGTGACCTCTGCCAAGCAGGTCGTCTCAAGCGTTGTGGCAACTGACAAGCCCGCGGGGCCCAGTGAGATCCTTGTTTTGGCAGACGGGACTGCGGATCCAAGGCTCATCGCCCTGGATCTCATCAGCCAAGCTGAGCACGGGAATGGAGGATCCTACGGCCTTGTGACCACTTCAACGGCTTTGGCTGATGAGGTTGAAAGGGCTCTAGTTGAGATCCTAGAAAGACTCCCCGATGGGGAAGAAGTTGGAAAGCTCCTATCCCGAAGAGGGTTCATCTATATCGTAGGGAGTATCGATGATGCCGTCAATTTCGCTAACCGATACGCCCCAGAACATCTGGAGATCCTTACCGATGACCCCCGAGGTGCTGCCGAAAAAGTAACAGGTGCTGGGCTCGTTCTGTTGGGGCCATACTCCCCGGTCTCCGCTACCGATTACAGTATGGGCGTCAACCACGTTCTCCCCACAGGGGGATACGGAAAGGTTGCCTCTGGAATCACTGTGCTAGACTACCTAAGAACCCTCTCTGTGGTAGAATCCTCGGAGGAAGGGCTCGCCGGAGTCAGGGGGAACGTTGAGGCCCTCGCCATTGCGGAGGGACTCCCTAATCACTACCTTGCTGTCGAGGGGAGGTTTAAGGAATGA
- the hisG gene encoding ATP phosphoribosyltransferase has translation MTKVKFAIPKGHLEGDTLKMLERAGYQISDLKRTYRPSINDLGIELKVLRPQEIPTFVNEGVQDIGISGKDWIAENRADVEILLDLEYSRVRLVVAVPKSWTDVNSLSDLLRKKMERGETLRISSEYLNAAKDYIKANPVYREAYGNADPLVVSPWWRVGENEAVAIYLSFGATEAKPPEDADAIIEVVDTGTSLEQNSLKIIEKVMDTSALLIANKRALKDPSKREKIMDILTLIKGAVDGSKKLHVFANVKKTNLEELLEKLPALKRPTISDLSDPEWCAINTIIDKKKFLEILPILRVLSQGIVVHEPRQVLPLEEIMLENSQK, from the coding sequence ATGACAAAAGTGAAGTTTGCAATTCCTAAGGGGCACCTTGAGGGTGACACTCTGAAGATGCTTGAGAGGGCAGGCTATCAGATTAGCGACCTCAAGCGGACCTATAGACCCAGCATCAACGACCTCGGCATAGAGCTCAAGGTCCTGAGGCCTCAGGAGATCCCCACATTCGTCAATGAGGGAGTCCAGGATATCGGCATCAGCGGGAAGGACTGGATCGCCGAGAACAGGGCCGACGTTGAGATCCTCCTGGATTTGGAGTATAGCAGGGTGCGTCTCGTTGTAGCCGTGCCAAAATCTTGGACCGATGTTAACAGCCTCTCGGACCTCCTACGGAAGAAAATGGAGCGCGGAGAGACCCTCCGGATATCATCGGAGTACCTCAATGCCGCGAAGGACTACATCAAGGCAAACCCTGTCTACAGGGAGGCCTATGGCAACGCCGATCCCTTGGTGGTGAGTCCTTGGTGGAGGGTCGGGGAAAACGAGGCAGTCGCCATCTATCTTAGCTTCGGGGCCACAGAGGCGAAGCCCCCTGAGGACGCCGACGCTATCATAGAGGTGGTAGACACTGGGACAAGCCTAGAGCAGAATAGTCTTAAGATCATTGAGAAAGTCATGGACACAAGTGCCCTCCTAATTGCCAATAAACGGGCCCTGAAGGACCCCTCCAAGAGGGAGAAGATCATGGACATCCTCACCCTCATAAAGGGGGCTGTGGACGGATCCAAGAAGCTCCACGTATTCGCCAACGTGAAGAAGACCAACTTGGAAGAGCTTCTAGAGAAGTTGCCCGCCCTGAAGCGCCCCACTATCAGTGATCTCTCCGATCCAGAATGGTGCGCTATCAACACAATCATCGACAAAAAGAAATTCCTAGAGATCCTTCCAATTCTCCGGGTTCTTTCCCAGGGCATCGTGGTCCACGAACCCCGACAAGTGCTCCCTCTCGAAGAGATAATGTTGGAGAACAGCCAAAAATGA
- a CDS encoding DUF362 domain-containing protein — translation MTFSRVSVVKGSRARAPVHKALNLIDYKDALKGWDRVLIKVNFITTKTWDTGATTDPLVVEAIFQRLQDLPLEVIVVESDATTTNATKAFHATGMAKMCERNGIKWINLRHEKDRVALPIPNGAALKKIVVPRIVAESGIVSAAKMKTHIDTGVTLGMKNLFGLLPDKFKGKYHIKDMHKVVADINTVIKPHLTVVDGFVAMEGRGPVRGTPVQMETIVAGSDVVAVDATTSRLMGINPHEIDHIMMAHERGLGEIDNVEILGDGIEAVKRDFKRP, via the coding sequence ATGACCTTTTCACGGGTTTCGGTCGTAAAGGGCTCTAGAGCGCGCGCGCCCGTCCACAAGGCTCTGAATTTGATTGACTATAAGGACGCCCTGAAGGGCTGGGACAGAGTGCTCATAAAGGTTAATTTTATCACAACGAAGACTTGGGATACCGGTGCCACTACTGACCCTCTGGTAGTCGAGGCAATCTTCCAGAGGCTCCAGGACCTCCCCCTGGAAGTCATTGTTGTTGAGTCCGACGCGACGACCACCAACGCCACCAAGGCCTTCCACGCCACCGGAATGGCTAAGATGTGCGAGAGGAACGGGATCAAATGGATCAATTTAAGGCATGAAAAGGATCGGGTGGCGCTCCCCATCCCGAATGGGGCGGCGTTGAAGAAGATCGTCGTTCCACGGATTGTTGCTGAGTCAGGGATCGTGAGCGCCGCCAAGATGAAGACCCATATCGATACGGGGGTAACCTTAGGGATGAAGAATCTCTTTGGCCTTCTTCCCGACAAGTTCAAAGGAAAATACCATATAAAGGACATGCATAAAGTCGTGGCCGACATTAACACCGTTATCAAACCTCATCTGACTGTGGTCGACGGGTTCGTGGCGATGGAGGGCCGGGGACCTGTAAGAGGAACACCCGTCCAGATGGAGACGATCGTTGCTGGGAGTGACGTCGTTGCGGTAGACGCCACAACGTCTAGGTTGATGGGAATCAACCCCCATGAAATCGACCACATTATGATGGCCCACGAGAGGGGTCTAGGGGAGATCGATAACGTCGAGATCTTGGGGGACGGGATTGAGGCTGTGAAGAGAGACTTTAAGAGACCTTAG
- a CDS encoding rhodanese-like domain-containing protein has translation MSVAKYHLKPIVIYWKKILKLILHFSGLIRSEWSEISVYDLFNLLNSNYLPLLIDIRSPTEFSGGYGHIPQARSIPLLELASYLENLQSFKEKTIVTMCPGGGMSLIAVEILTEAGFTDVKSLKGGTDLWHQCGYPTTRSNADE, from the coding sequence ATGTCAGTAGCAAAATATCATCTCAAACCTATAGTCATATATTGGAAAAAAATACTCAAATTAATTTTACACTTCTCGGGATTGATCAGATCCGAATGGTCTGAAATTAGTGTTTATGATTTATTTAATCTCTTAAATTCTAATTACCTTCCACTATTAATCGATATTCGATCTCCTACGGAATTTAGTGGGGGTTATGGACATATTCCCCAAGCCAGGTCAATCCCTTTGTTGGAATTAGCATCATATCTCGAAAATCTTCAATCCTTCAAAGAAAAGACAATTGTAACTATGTGCCCTGGAGGTGGAATGTCTTTGATCGCTGTAGAAATATTGACCGAGGCAGGTTTTACGGATGTTAAGAGTCTGAAAGGGGGCACGGATTTATGGCATCAATGCGGGTATCCCACTACTAGGTCCAACGCTGATGAATAG